A genomic window from Gossypium hirsutum isolate 1008001.06 chromosome D12, Gossypium_hirsutum_v2.1, whole genome shotgun sequence includes:
- the LOC107945233 gene encoding arginine--tRNA ligase, cytoplasmic isoform X2 — protein sequence MHIVINNLWISTRLSSCSMVTASEASKLLMSWKWRMVMRSMLCFTKLVAQALDVVNCAKKGTLVLEHKDERDLGLHLLQFAEVVEEACTNLLPNVVCDYLYNLSEIFSKFYNNPECKVKDVAMKLQDDMWHILMK from the exons ATGCATATTGTGATCAACAATCTGTGGATTTCAACTCGATTGTCTTCTTGTTCGATGGTCACCGCCAGCGAGGCGAGCAAACTCCTAATGAG cTGGAAATGGAGGATGGTGATGAGATCGATGCTATGTTTCACCAAACTGGTGGCACAAGCACTTGATGTTGTCAACTGTGCGAAG AAGGGGACATTAGTATTGGAGCATAAGGATGAGCGCGATTTGGGGCTCCATTTGCTACAGTTTGCTGAG GTTGTTGAGGAGGCTTGTACCAATTTGTTACCGAATGTTGTGTGTGACTACCTCTATAATTTATCCGAAATCTtctccaaattttacaacaatccTGAGTGCAAG GTAAAAGATGTTGCAATGAAACTTCAAGATGACATGTGGCATATATTGATGAAATGA
- the LOC107945233 gene encoding arginine--tRNA ligase, chloroplastic/mitochondrial isoform X1 — translation MHIVINNLWISTRLSSCSMVTASEASKLLMSWKWRMVMRSMLCFTKLVAQALDVVNCAKKGTLVLEHKDERDLGLHLLQFAEVVEEACTNLLPNVVCDYLYNLSEIFSKFYNNPECKVIGSDKETSRLLLCEAMAVVMRKCFNLLGITPIYKI, via the exons ATGCATATTGTGATCAACAATCTGTGGATTTCAACTCGATTGTCTTCTTGTTCGATGGTCACCGCCAGCGAGGCGAGCAAACTCCTAATGAG cTGGAAATGGAGGATGGTGATGAGATCGATGCTATGTTTCACCAAACTGGTGGCACAAGCACTTGATGTTGTCAACTGTGCGAAG AAGGGGACATTAGTATTGGAGCATAAGGATGAGCGCGATTTGGGGCTCCATTTGCTACAGTTTGCTGAG GTTGTTGAGGAGGCTTGTACCAATTTGTTACCGAATGTTGTGTGTGACTACCTCTATAATTTATCCGAAATCTtctccaaattttacaacaatccTGAGTGCAAG GTTATCGGGTCAGATAAGGAAACAAGTAGGCTACTATTATGTGAAGCAATGGCAGTGGTTATGAGAAAATGCTTCAATCTCCTGGGAATCACACctatttacaagatatga